GATATAGAGTGAACACGAAGCAGGGAACTCAATTCCGACAATGGGCAACCCAGCGGCTGAAGGACTTTCTTGTAAAAGGTTATGTTATTAATGAAGCCAGATTAAAGCAAAAGCAGCAACATATTCAAACCTTACGAGATGGCATACGTATCCTTAGCCGATCCATCGAAGAGTCCGAAAATCTGAAGGATTTGAATTGGTTCGCCACTTTTGCAAAAGGACTAGCACTGCTGGACGATTACGACCACGAACAACTCGACAGGAAAGGCCGGACTGTTCGCCCGGCAATTTATCCGGATTTAGCTCAGTACCATGCGGTCGTCGAAGCAATGAAGGCCGACTTTGATTCTGCGGTCTTTGGAAAAGAAAAAGACGAGAGTTTTCAAAGTGCTATTGCACAAACCGGCAAGGGTTTTGGAGACGAGGATTTCTATCCATCGGTCGAAGAAAAGGCATCAACTTTGCTATATCTAATCATTAAGAATCATAGCTTTGTAGACGGCAACAAGCGTATTGCTGCGGCATGCTTCCTGCTCTTTCTAAGAAGGAACAATTTATTAATGTCTGACAATGGCGATCCCATTATGAGCAACGAGGCCCTTGCCAGCCTTACTCTTTTGCCGCAGCCAGCAAGCCGGATGAGATGGATACCGTAAAAAATCTCATCATAAGTATACTCAACAGAAATCAGTAATTTTGTATCTTATTTGGTTCTGACATTGGTTAATTGTTTGATAATGAGTGTGATGAATATTTTGTACCGAAAAATGAAACTTTTCCGCAGGAAGAGCGCCTTCTGGAAAGCGAATTTTCGATCAATTTACTGGCGGAATATACTCTTAGGGGCAAACGTCGCAGAAGCTGGATCAACTTCATTAATCCCTTCCGAGGGCTGCTGGTTTTAGGCTCGCCTGGTTCCGGGAAGAGCTATTTTGTTATCCGCCACATCATTACCCAGCATATCCGGAAATGTTTTGCCATGCTGGTCTATGATTTCAAGTTTGATGATCTTTCGCTCATCGCATACAATAGTTTTTGTCCGATCAGGCTGCATACAAAGTACTTCCCCGTTTTTACACGATCAATTTCGATGACCTGGAGCGAAGCGCCAAGTGCAACCCGCTCGAACCCTCTACGATGCCGGATATTACAGATGCGGCTGAGTCAGCCTGCACGATTCTGCTTGGCCTTAACAGGGAATGGATAAAAAAACAGGGCGATTTTTTTGTTGAGTCCTCCATCAATTTTCTTACCGCAATTATTCTGGTTTCTTCGCCGATACAACAACTATATTTCAAACATAGGAATACCGTCTATACCATTTGGTATATTATCGCACTGTCAATCTGATGGGTTGGCTTCGAAACAAACGAAGGTAGCAATAAATGATTGCCCAAACAATAAATCTACTCGATTCATATACAGATGGGTAGATATACCACATCACCAAAAAGGATTTCTTTTATTTGAATTTATTTTAACACCTTATTGTTCCATATCCAGCGGAAGATCCTTGCGATCTAGTTATGTACGAGTTACATGATATTTCAGTAAGTATAAAGCGTGATGTTAAATTCTTATAAATTCATATTATTTGTAAGGAACGTATCTCAATCTTATCCCAACAGGTATGAGCTTAAAAGAACTAAGGGATTTGGAAAAAGGTCTGGAAAGTCAGCGAAGACAAGTAGAGAACCCTAGAGCCTCGGAATCTTTATTACGTGAGCTGAAAATTTATGACCTTTTTGTTCCCAAAGAAAGTCAAAGACAGGAGAACAAAGTGCTTGTCCGTTAGACATATCTCATGTATTTTGCCCGTCCTGGCTTACTGATCGGCTTTCATGGATGTGAACAGAGCGTCAGGGATGCAATAGTCTCAGGACAGCAACAGATGCAGCCAAGCTGCTTCCAAATATGATTGGCTTGGGCAAGGACTGTATTCCTGGGAAAATAACTATGAACGGGCTTTAGATTTTGCCCACAACCATCCAACCAAAAAGTTTCAAATACGTTCCGTGCTGGGAGCTGTTATCGATCTGGATAAGTGTTTAGACCTGCTCGGTACGCTTTATCTGAGGATAGCACGTAGCTCGTATGAAAACCTGGTGAGTGCTGCCGCATCTAATGGCAGAGAGGTTCCCAAGAATAAAGATGTCCCTAATTCAAAAGACAGGTTGATTAGGGAGCTGGATTGCGCTGTAATTGAAAACATTCATCTTATACAGAAAAACAACGGCACAACTCCGTTCGATTCTGTGCGCGGCGTTTTTGTCGAAGGGGAAGAATTGTATGATGGAGCTGGTTTTCATGAAAAAAATCATATTCAGCTATGCATTCGAAACCCTAATGCATCAAAGGGCTTTTTGTTCCAAGACAGGAGGTTGACTGGCCTTAGTATTAAGGGTACTGATAAGTCGATTGTTGCAACAAGTTGTATGTCAGCCACTAATAGCGGAAATTGGATCTAGGTACAGTTTAGAAGGGTTAAATAAAGGGCATATATTGCTGGTCAATGGCTCTTGGATTACGCCGGTATCGGTGACCCATTCGTATTTTACCTGTCCGTATTTCAATACATTCATTTTATAGTCAAGTCCTTTGCCAGCCGGTACCCGAATCGTGACACTGTCCTGACGCTGCTCATGCTGTTTGGAAGGGGCAAGGTTATAAACCTCTTTGGGGATTGGCACATTCGGGCCGGATCCTAGCTCTTCAAGTTTAAGCACCGGACAGGATTTTGATCCGTCTGTTTCGACCGTTGCAACTGCGACCTGCGTATCAGGCTGGTAGAGACGGCTGAATCCAAGTAATTTGCAGGTTCCCAGCGGATCCAAACCATACTCAGCAGGCATGACGGCGGTTACAAAAAGTAGGCTCCCGAGCGAGAAGGTGGCGATAGTTGCTCGGATGATTTGTTTGGTTTTTAGAAGAGGTGGATTGATATCTGTCATGATTTTTAGATTTTATCGTAAGAAATGACCGGT
The genomic region above belongs to Dyadobacter pollutisoli and contains:
- the rhuM gene encoding virulence protein RhuM/Fic/DOC family protein, whose product is MESKIEIYQSPDGETSIDVMFEQDTVWLSNAQLVKLFNSSKANISEHIKHIFLSGELDEIPTVRKFRTVQREGSRLIERDRIHYNLDVIIAVGYRVNTKQGTQFRQWATQRLKDFLVKGYVINEARLKQKQQHIQTLRDGIRILSRSIEESENLKDLNWFATFAKGLALLDDYDHEQLDRKGRTVRPAIYPDLAQYHAVVEAMKADFDSAVFGKEKDESFQSAIAQTGKGFGDEDFYPSVEEKASTLLYLIIKNHSFVDGNKRIAAACFLLFLRRNNLLMSDNGDPIMSNEALASLTLLPQPASRMRWIP
- a CDS encoding type IV secretory system conjugative DNA transfer family protein; translated protein: MFDNECDEYFVPKNETFPQEERLLESEFSINLLAEYTLRGKRRRSWINFINPFRGLLVLGSPGSGKSYFVIRHIITQHIRKCFAMLVYDFKFDDLSLIAYNSFCPIRLHTKYFPVFTRSISMTWSEAPSATRSNPLRCRILQMRLSQPARFCLALTGNG